The stretch of DNA AACAAcaaatttacataattttactGCTAAGGTATGCTATTGCTGCTGTACATATTTATAGAGTAATAGAATCCAGGAGACCGCTTTGGTGCATTTTATTTCCCGGTTCATTCATTAAACCCGAATCCTAAAAGTATTCGCCAAATCAAAGGATTTTCCACATATTTTCACcatataattcatcattttaCGGAACTGATCGCTCTTAGGTTACCGTTTTTTTCCCACACATCTCCCTAGAACTAACCTCTCTATGAGGTTTTTCAATGCAGGTCGTCCTAGAACTAATCTTTTTTATGTTTCTGTTTTCTATAGCCGATCTTGGATATCCTGAAGCATAAAGTGCACTGTTATACGCATCCTCTAAGAAGCATCGAAGTTGAAAGTGTCGATTCCTCAAGCTTTTTCTCGGAACCATCAGAATTTGAGATCAGGTTTAGACTATCCTGGTTTTAAGTACGAGATTCATGTGTCCCTTCTTCTGTTTAGTTCGGAATTCTGTTGAGGCGTCGAGCACTCGGAAAAGTTATCCTGCATCTTTTGTGATTAAAAGTTTGGTTTTAGTATGTCTTTCTACCATGGCATTGAATTGTTGGTACTTGTTGTGATCATGGCAGGGACATTAACATTGTTCTGTGAGGGGTGGAATGAACAGTTGTGTTTTTTGTccgacttttttttttaaatcggaATATTAGTTAATATCAGATGTATTGGTCTAGTATAATTATATCGATTTGATTAAAAAAAATCATCGATTATTAGCATTCAGTGCCGGAGGCACAAGCCATTTACCGGCATCCAGGACAGGTGTACAAATTTTTTTTGTGGGTGTATTTTGACCCAATTCTTAGGTAATGCTAATAGATTTAACTTTAGCATATTACCGTTCATTCTTTTGGACTTCATTCCAATTTAAGTAATTTTTTTATGTTTAGTTAAGTTCACCTCATGTAGTTACATTCCAAAAGAAAAAGGGTTTAACTGGACAAGAAATGATCATGCAAAGTACCCGACAAACATAATGCTAACGTAATTTAGATATATGTCATGAATTAACAGTCAATACCGACTTTATCAATTAAGCTAGTTGATATTTTTATAAGGagtatttcatgggaataatcccaCCTATGACCCCCCTGCAAATAACACTCCAACCTATGAGTAATTCGAATTAAATCCATCCTATTCACTAGTCTTCCCATAACACACTCACTTAATATCATCACCGGTTGGAGTAGGTTATCTTCTCTCTCCTCCTTATATTACATCTTTCGACTGATTTCCTCCATTTTTGCACATCTCCTCCTCCTTTCTTCAacctctttcttcttctttttgctTGTTTGATTCTCCTTCTCCCTAATTCTTCTTCAGCTTTATTTTTCTCAACTCCCTTTTTCTTTCCAAATTAATGGGGAAAAGTTCTTATGCAAGCTCATCTAATTCATGGAGTTCAAACATCGTCCAAAACACGGTTTTATGCAAACACAATGTTGGAGCAGTGTTGAGGTTTGCGAAGAAGGGAGAACACGCTGGTAAATGGTTTTATGGATGTCCTTTTTGGCCGGTATGTTAACTGATTTCTTAATTATTTCTTATGTTAATGGGTTAAATTTTAGAAAATCTTAATTAATTGAAATTGGTATGTTAAATTGAATTGTAGCGGAATCACTGTGACTTATTTCAATTGGCGGAAGTGAACTCGGAAATCGAAGACTCGGATAAGAAGATATTGCTTGACAAAATACGAAGTTGAAGATGAAGAATAAAAAGTTGAAGGGGTTGTggtagaattaaattaaaattaggAAGTGTAGGAAAAGCGAAAAATTAATGTTGTATGCATTGTTGGTTTCCTGGGTTATTGTTGCATTTTGTTGTATGTTTAAGAGTGTTATTTGATGTATGAAACAATGAAGGTTGAGCAATGTAAAACAAGTTCTGAATGACAGTGTTGAAATGTTTGTTAATCCATCCATTAATAGTCATTCCATTCATACAGATTCCAAAATGTAAGCAGCAGCTTTTGTTTTTTATTACACCATCCTAAATAGGCAATGAAATCCAAAATAAACATAAACAACTAGAGCTTGTTGTGGTTCAACCACTTTGTCCAAAATAACAAGCTAACATTAACTAACATAAACTGATCCTGACAAGCTAACATAAACTAACATAAACTGCACCAAATCAGCTTGTGTGCCTTTCTTGCTTCTTATGGGTGATTTATTGATGCTTGGGTAGGCCGAGTACTTGGCCCTTGGTCTCCACTGATGCTCACGGGTCCTCTAGTATTGCCTGGTACATTGGTGTATGCATTCCCATTGTCATCAAATAAAACTCCAAGTCCTTGTGGTGCCTGTTTCAATGACATAAAAACCAAACCATTATCCATCACATTGAATGAGTTCAAATAAAATCGTATGCAACACTACGATTAAAAAATCACAACGAAAGAGATGTGTTATGCTTACCCTTTCTCTGCCACCTCTTCCTCTACTTgtccctcttcctcttcctccaccTCTCCCTGTCCTTACAGTCTTTCCACCTCTCCCAGTTCTGGTGGGATGTGCAGTAGCAGTATGGTGAGGGGTAGATGTTGAAGCAACACCTTCATCCACAACATTATTCACCCTTGGCCTTCCCTACCCCTTTTTCTTTGGTGGTTCAATAGCCTTGTCTTTAGTTCTTTTGTTATGAGTCTTTGACTTGCAAACTGAGCAAGTCATTTGTAACCCATGTTTAGTCAGTTTTTCACTTCTTTTTGGATCCTCATGTGGATCCCttctcctcttcttccttggccTACCAGGACCAACTTTTATTGGTGGTGGATTTAGAGTAAGGGCAACCTTTGGCCAATGCCTTTGGCCAGGGCATGGGGCAATTGAACCACCATATGCTCTAAGATAGGCATCTTTCTTGTACATGTCATCCACATAGTCTTCAGGTTGGCCATGAGCATTGAAGATAGCAGACACTGCGTGATCGCATGGGATCCCGATCCAAGTCCCATTTCCTGCAAGAACATGTCCTCATAACCAAGTCAACTGATACCTCATCTATGCCTTGTTTCACTTGAAACCTTGTGGTGGATGAAGGGAAGACGTCATAGGCGACTTTATCCTTCTCAATTTCTAATCGGCTTGAACTCTAGGACACACTCAAATCAAATCCTTCTTCTCCATTTCACCTTTTTCAAAGCCAATCTTTGCATCATAGTCGTTTCGATGTCTTCAAGCATGTATATCACATGCTTTGCTCTAGCATCTATGATATACGCATTGAATGTTTCTGCCATATTGTTCACAATTACATCAGTTTTGGTGGTGGTATTGATAAAAGCTCTGCAGAAGACTGAAGGATTACAAGCTAAGAAGGCTTCAGCTGCCTTGTGATCAACTTCTCTCATGTCACTTAGAGCCTGATCAAAATCAGCTTGATTGTATGATTTAGCACAATTCCAGAACAACATCTTCATTTCATCACCTTTATAAGACTTGTGCCAGTTTGCAAAGATATGCCTGGCACAATGTCTATGCTCTGCCTTTGGGAGTTCCTGTGCAACCATTGTGAGGATACTCTGCATACACAAGTTAATAAAGAAGTTTTTATAACTGatattaaactaattaactaCTAAAAAACATGTACAACTAACAGGATGGCTAATACCTGATGTTGATCTGATATGATAGTCCACCCATCACCATCTTCTTCAGCTAAGACCTTCTTAAGTTCCTTAAAAAACCACTCATAGCTGTCATTGTTTTCCCCTTCCACCACAGACCCGTACTCTGCTACCGATACATCTGCTCATTAGCATCTCTACCATTCGCAGAATCGTTGACCTCCCAAAAATGTTTTCGAAAAAACATGAGTCAACACATAAGACTCTCCTACATCCTTCAACCCACCCTTTTTTCGAgcatcaaaacaaacaaacaaatttgAAATACGGTACTTTACCAGGAATGGTAGTTAAGGTGAATACACTGTTTGGCTCTTCATCAGTCAAAGCTTGGATGTAACTCCCAATCTTACTATAGTGCTCCTTCATAGAACCATGAAGCATTCTATGagcaaaatatttcaccctcgtaGGCAAAATTTTTCTTGATCGGGACCTTGTATGCCCTCCTTACTCGTCTCATAATATCGCAGCAGCCAATGAGGCCTTGCTTTGAACACCTCCAAGAATTGTTTGGCTAACCAAGTTGACTTCATCTGCCTATTTCTTTCCATGTTTCGTGGCGGTATGATTTGGGTCAACAGATTTCACCAACATACATGCACTTGTGTTGTCCCAACTGCATACAACTTAAAGGGACAACCAGCAACACATCTCACCCCAAGCCTTTGCCCTCTTGCTTTGTCACTCTTATCAAAAGTAAGATTTCTACCTTGTGCTATAGCATACCTTGTCACACAATCTCTAAAAAACTCCCTATTTAGAAATCTGATGCCTACTAACCACCTTAGCTTGCTGAAATCAGTCTTCTCATCAACTTCTGGGatccttttcttctttcttttaccAGGTATGGGATCTTCATCACTTTCAGCAGGGGTGTGAATCTCATCACCACTATTGTCGTAGTCACTTACCCTACCTTCATCAGCCTTAATTAGTCCACCAGCAACTTTTTTCTCACCTTCAAGTTCTTTCTCTTGTCCAGGTAACAATATAGAGGCAGCTTCTATCTGTAGTTGCCTTGCAATCTTCAAGGCATTAACATTCCAACACTTAACCTTCTCCCTTGCTAACTGCAACTCTTCATTAGAGTCACCATCTGACTCTATTTCTTTCTCAATAAAATTCTCTACCTCCTCATTTAAGACATCAATTTCAATTAACTCATCATCAGTTAAGTTGACCTCACTGGAACTATCATCACCATCACTAACATCATCCTCATCGATCATACCCGGATCTTCACTCTCACTCAAATCATCCCACTCAACCTCATCAAATATACTTAACCCAGCATTGTCAGCTTCAACTTCATAGTTGTCAAACAGATCTGCAATTCTTGTGTCATTGCAATCATAAAATGATTCACAGGGTTGTTTAGAAGGTTCAGGAAGTGTGGATGATGCTTCAAATGGTTTTTCAGAACTATTTGTTTTGATGGAGCATTTGTTTTGATGGGCGCTTTGTTTTGATGCTTTGGATGAGGGAGTTTGTTTGGATATGGCTGCTTGTTTAAAGGAGGTACTTTGTTTAGATGTGGTACATGACTTTAGGGTTTCAGGAGCATTTACACCTCCTTTAAAAGAAGGGCTTTTCATTTGTGGTCCCTTTTCTTCAACAAAGATTTACCCTTATGCCCTTAGATTCTTCTTTCCTCCTTGGTGTGAATTTAGGGGTAATTGAATAATAGTTTTGAACTCCCCATCATTTATCAACTCCATAACCTCAGGAATATCCCTCTCACAAACAAGATAACACTCAACAACTCTTTTCCCAACTGTAGTCATAACCCCAACATCTTTATCATCTTGAACCTTCTGCAAGCCTAGCTCAGGGTGCATATAGAAAATACCATCTATATTTCTCCTAAACCCGTCACACTTTTCAGCCTCTTCAAGTAATGTAAACCAACAAACCTCATCAGGGTCCACACCCACAGTCCTAAAACACCTACTGCCATAAACCAAATGTAATTGACCTTTCCTCATGGAACCTCCATGCCACGGTTTCAGTGTAACAATGTCCCAAGGACTTGCCTAAATTAACAATATAAACATAAAAATCAAAGGACTGAAGAAATACCAGATTTTACTAATGGAGAAATAAACAATGTGGATttatgaagattaattgcatttgaaattgaaTGATGAAAAATACCAATCTTTTATTATAAAAGAATATATAAGCGAAATTATACTACACTAACACATACATAAACATAGTATAACAAGATTAAACagttaaaattaaaatcaaattgAAATTTTAAAGTAAACGAGATACTTACTTTTCCCATTGCATTTGAAAGATCCAAATGGTGAGATGGATGAAGATGACGAACACCCAGATGTAAATTGATGAGATGGATGAAGATTAATGGAGAAATTACAAGTTGATGATGAAGATTAAGAATGGCGGGTTTTTGGAAGATGAACAACCAAAGAGATGAAGACGTAGGAGAGAGAGTCAGTTTTGTGTGTTTAAAGTGTGTTGAACACACTTCTTATTATTTTAACCTAAAATTAACAAGGCTTACCGGTTGTTCAAGTTTCCGGTCTTCTTAGTGTGTTATGGGAAGACTAGTGAATAGGATGGATTTAATTCGAATTACTCATAGGTTGGAGTGTTATTTGCAGGGGGGTCATAGGtgggattattcccatgaaataatcctTTTTATAATTATATGTTTGTGAGAAGATGTTTTCCTTTCTTGAGAGTGAAAGTAAAAAAGAAAGTTGCAAATTTAACATTATGAGATTTGAAGTGGAACGGAGAAAAAGAAAGTTAGTTAAATTGTGGGAAAGAAAGGATTAAGGGTTTTAATTATCGTAACCCTTATCGTAATCAACCATTCTGTTAGAATACGTAAATATTATTGGTAATATTTAGTCAAAGTGTATATTTGCATTCCTTGTTTATAGTCACTAGTTTAGGTATGTTTAGATACACATCCTTGTAATTAGGAAAGTTCAGTATCCTAGTTTGTATATATTCCAATGCCTTCATGTTCAAAGGCAAGCACAATAATAATAACATCTTTCATGGTATCATTAGCCTAGGTCTTTAAACCGATCTACTGCTTCCGCATCTCTTCTTCTTAATCTTGAATCCATCTCTTCACCATGACTATTGCAGAAAACACAAAAATCAACTCTCCTCCTACCCCCTCGGTTTTTGCCGTAAGCAATATCAAAAACCATGTCTCTGTCATTCTTGATGTCGATAATGACAAATACCGTCTTTGGGTGGCTCTCTTTACCAATTATGCAAAAGCTAATCGGGTTTTGGACCACATAGTTGACCCGAAAGGGAAGGCTAAGAAGCCGGTGTCTGAGGAAGACAAGGAATTATGGGAAACGATAGATGCAACGGTTCTCCAATGGATCTATGCAACGCTCTCCGACGACTTGTTGCAAACGGTGGTTGAAGAAAACTCCACGGCTATGGAGTGTTGGAATCGCATCCGCgatatttttcaagataatcagcATTCGAGGGCTATCACTCTCGAGCAAGAATTTTCGCATACTATGATGGAAGACTTCGCGTCTGTCTCGGCCTACTGTCAGCGTTTAAAGAGTCTTGCTGATCAACTCAAAAACGTTGGCTCACCTGTCTCCGATACTCGTCTCGTGCTTCAAATGGTATCGGGACTAACAACGGCCTATCATGGTGTGGGAACGATAATTCGGCAAGCCAAACCTCTCCCTCCGTTTCATCAAGCCCGGTCTATGCTGACCTTGGAGGAGGCGGGGTTTGCCAAGCAAGCAGCCACCATGGGCCAGTCTGCCAATTACGCCAATTCTGGCGAGGGTAAGGACTCGTCTTCTATTCTGGGTCGTCCACCATCGCAaggaaaatccaaaaacaagaaGAAAGGTTCTGGAAATAAGGGTGGAAAAGGCAAGCAAGGGTCTTCTGATTCCGTCCCTGCTGCCGCTGCTGCACCAAACTCCACCCCTGCTGCTACTGCTCCTTTTCAACCGTGGCAGGCAGGTGGTTATGGTGCGTGGCCGTGGGGACCTGCTGCTTGGGCCTGCCCTCCCTGTCCATACCCGACAAACCCGTGGATACGTGCTCCTATGATGAGGGGTCCTCGTCCCTCTGGTACTAGACCTCAAGCGTACACAGCCGAGTCACCACCGTCTCAAACTGACATTGAACAGGCTATGTACACCCTTGGTCTTACACCCCCTGATCCGTGGTACATGGACACCGGTGCTACTTCCCACATGACATCGAGTGCAGGTAATCTCTCGACTTATTCTAATTCGAGCATTTCAAACTCTATTATTGTCGGAAATGGTCAATCTATACCAATAAATGGAACCGGTACTGCCATATTACCAAAACCACATCCACCCCTCTCCCTCCGTAATGTTCTTCATGCACCCAAACTTGTCAAAAACCTTGTGTCAGTTAGAAAATTTACTACTGATAACTCTGTGACCGTCGAATTTGACCCATTCGGTTTTTGTGTGAAGGATTACAAGACGGGGACACCGCTAATGAGATGTGAGAGTCACGGGGCCCTATATCCTATTACACCCACAAATAAAGTTCAAGCCCAAGCCTTAGCTGCTGTCGAATCCACGGTGTGGCACGACCGTCTTGGACACCCGGGTGATGTTATTTTCAATTCTATTAGGTCTCAAAATTTGATAAATTGTAATTCTCCTAGAAAATCAATTTGTCATTCTTTTTCTATTGCTAAACGCATTAAGCAACCTTTTATGACATCGTTTTCAAGCACCCTTATGCCTTTTGATTTACTTCACTGTGATTTATGGACCTCTCCCGTATCTAGCTAGTTCATTGGGTCATCGCTATTATTTAGTCATTCTTGATGATTTTACTAATTTTGTGTGGACTTTTCCTCTGGCAAAGAAATCCCAAGTTTATCAAATCATCTCTAATTTTCATACATTCATTAAAACCCAATTTGAACGGAACATTAAGAACATACAATGTGATAATGGACGGGAATTTGATAATGGCTCATTTATGGAGTTACGTGCTTCACACGGTTTTCAGTTTCAATTTTCGTGTCCATATACCTCTCCCCAAAATGGCAAAGCCGAACGTAAAATCCGTTCTATTAACAACATTGTTCGTACCTTGCTTCTCCATGCTTCACTACCCGAAAATTATTGGCATCATGCTTTGTCTATGTCTACATATTTGCTCAATATATTACCAAATAAACAACTCAATTTTTTGACACCATTATACTACCTATATCAGCGACATCCCTCGTACTCACACCTTCGAGTTTTTGGATGTCTCTGTTATCCCCTCATTCCATCCACCACAATATAATACACAAGTTACAAGCTCGTTCCTTACCTTGTGTTTTTCTTGGGTATCCCGACAACCACCGTGGCTATAAGTGTCTAGACCTCAAAACCAAAAAGATCATATTGAGTCGCCTTGTTCGTTTTGACGAAACGAGTTTTCCTTTTGCCAACAAAAACGTCCCTGCCTCTTCCACATATGACTTCTTAAATGATGATGTCTCACCTTATACCATTTTTCGTCAGGTCTCTACCCCAATACACCCGACCCCAACCACTCCAGTCTGCTCCCCTTCACGTCTTTCACCTGATGTCACCCATACACCGCCTACATCCACACCAAACGAACCCGAGTCTCCTGCCCCAAGTAGTGTAACCGTGTCCCTTGTTCCCCACAGTGACCCCGTACCCACTACTTCTATTCCTGCGGTCTCCAAGCCTGTTACTCGTGCTGACCATGGCATCTTTAAACCCAAAACCATTTTTGATTTAAACACAACAGTTGCCATATCTCCTTTACCACGCAATGCCACAACAGCCCTCCAAGACCATAATTGGAAATTGGCCATGGACGACGAGTTTAATGCTTTAATTAGTAATAAGACTTGAGACCTTGTTCCTCGTCCGTCTAATGTGAACATTATTCGTTCTATGTGGATTTTTCGGCATAAGGTTAAATCTGACGGTTCTTTTGAGAGACACAAAGCTCGTCTTGTAGGTGATGGTAAGACGCAACAAGCGGGGATTGATTGCGGTGAAACTTTCAGTCCGGTTGTCAAACCGGCAACTATCCGTTCGGTCATTTCTATTGCTTTATCGAATGGGTGGCCTATCCGTCAATTGGATGTTAAAAACGCATTCCTTCACGGTGACCTCAACGAAACCGTGTATATGCACCAACCTTTTGGGTACCGTGACAAGCGATTTCCGGATCATGTATGTCTTCTACGCAAATCTCTTTACGGACTCAAACAGGCACCACGGGTCTGGTACACCCGTTTTGCATCTTATGTACGCACTATTGGTTTTGTGCACAGTAAGTGCGACCATTCCTTGTTTATTTATCGTGACAAAGCAGGTGGTTTAGCCTACATATTACTTTATGTTGACGATATACTTCTCACAGCTTCATCCGAACAACTTCGCATTTCTATTATCGACTTTCTTGGTAAGGAATTTGCTATGAAAGACCTTGGTCCCTTGAGTTATTTTCTAGGGGTTGCAGTCACTCGGAATGATCACGGGATTCATTTGTCTCAACATAAATATGCGGCTGAAATCGTAGAACGTGCAGGTATGACAAATTGCAAACCATCTCCTACTCCAGTTGACACGAAAGGGAAGCTTAGTTCTACTTCCAGCTCACCATTTTGTGATCCGACCCTCTATAGGAGCTTGGCAGGTGCGTTACAATACCTCACCTTCACTCGTCCCGATATCTCTTATGCGGTTCAACAAATATGTTTATTTATGCATAATCCTATGGATGTCCACATGAATGCATTGAAGCGCATTATTCGATATGTTCAAGGAACTTTAAGTCATGGTTTATGGTTAACTCCGTCTAAACCTACGACTCTCACTACTTACACGGACTCAGATTGGGCCGGCTGTCCAGATACTCGCCGCTCAACAAGCGGGTACTGTGTCTTTTTAGGCGATAATTTGGTATCTTGGGCTTCAAAACGGCAACCAACAATTTCCCGTTCTAGTGCTGAAGCTGAATATCGCGGCGTAGCTAATGTGGTCTCCGAATCGTGTTGGCTACGTAAATTTTTACTTGAACTTCATCATCCCCTACGCAAGGCGACTATTGTTTATTGCGACAATGTGAGTGCTATTTATCTTGCTAGCAATCCCGTCCAACATCAACGTACTAAGCATATCGAAATTGATATCCATTTTGTTCGGGAAAAAGTCTCTCGAGGAGACGTCCGAGTGCATCATGTTCCTACAAGGTCACAAATGGCTGACATTTTCACGAAAGGACTGCCCTCGGTATTGTTTGAAGATTTTCGCAATAGTCTTAGTATCCGCCTTCGTCCCGCTAAGACTAAGGGGGAGTGTTAGAATACGTaaatattattgttaatatttaaTCAAAATGTATATTTGCATTCCTTGTTTATAGTCACTAGTTTAGGTATGTTTAGATACACATCCTTGTAATTAGGAAAGTTCAGTATCCTAGTTTGTATATATTCCAATGCCTTCACGTTCAAAGGCAAGCACAATAATAATAACATCTTTCACATTCAACCGCGTCCTTAGCAAATCATATGCCAAATCACCCATTAATATCGATATTTGACGATTTAGTGACTTTAGTCGGTTTAACTTTAAAAAAAGAGTATAAAAGCACACCGCacatttcataaaaaaaaaacatgtattaTAAAAAAAACCCGACAAATTTAGTTATACATATAAACAAAAGTACAAAGAAGTCGTTTGCACTTTTCTCTCTACTTCTAGAGAGAGACTTTTCTCTCTTTGAGAGTCcgttcaaaaacacaaaaatcatAATCAAAACCACAATAATAActttaaaaaacaaaaacaaaacataaacaCCAAAACGTTTCCTTTCCTTTTCAATCATTATTCCCTTCTTTAATGCCTTGCATGCGCTTTTGGGAATTATCAATTCTTTCTTTAACGTTTCGAATCTTCCATAATCTAATCATTGCTACCTTTTCTTTCTATTGCTCAGCTTTCTATAATTAAAAAACTCCTGTTCTTCTCTGTACTAGCTTTTAAGTtccttttttcatatttttttcgtACTACACACATTATTCAGTTTCATAACTTCCTAATTATGGAGAataatcctttcttttatgtgGAGGATGAGATTCCTACTTTAGAGAATGTCTTTCATAATATTAACTTTCGAACCAAAGTTTCTGAGAATCCGGGTCTTTTGAATGAATGGCGCTTTCCACGTAGTGGGGGTGTTGTCTCTCCACACCCAGATAATCTTGATGAATCAGTGGAATATTGGAGTCAATGTTTATTGGGTTTTTTGGTGGACTATAGGCTTTTTCGAGCTTATAGTGTTAATAGGGTAGTGGAAGATAACTGGGCTACTCGTGCCCCGTTGCATGTCAAGCGAATGGGAGATATCTATGTGATTCATTTTGAGGACATGCAGGACTTGCATGATGTGTTGGAACGGAGTATTTTGGTTATTGATGGTGCTCTTATGGTGTTACGGAAGTGGAGACCAGGTATGGTGCCACGATGTGTTACTTTTCCAACAGCAAGAGTGTGGGTTCGTGTTTGTGGTCTCCCATTTGAGTATCTTAATATGAATATGGCTGGAATAGTTGCTCATTTATTTGGTGATGATACTACTATTGAGGAGTTTCATGTTATACCCGATCATGATTATCTGCGTATGCGCGTGACTGTGCGATTGGGGGATCCTCTCAATCGAGGGTTTTTCTTGGCATGCAATAACAACAAGCTTCTCTGGGTGCAATTTAAGTACGAAGAAATATTCAAATATTGTACAAGGTGTGGTCGTATTGGTCATAAGGTGG from Silene latifolia isolate original U9 population chromosome 10, ASM4854445v1, whole genome shotgun sequence encodes:
- the LOC141609300 gene encoding uncharacterized protein LOC141609300, with the protein product MECWNRIRDIFQDNQHSRAITLEQEFSHTMMEDFASVSAYCQRLKSLADQLKNVGSPVSDTRLVLQMVSGLTTAYHGVGTIIRQAKPLPPFHQARSMLTLEEAGFAKQAATMGQSANYANSGEGKDSSSILGRPPSQGKSKNKKKGSGNKGGKGKQGSSDSVPAAAAAPNSTPAATAPFQPWQAGGYGAWPWGPAAWACPPCPYPTNPWIRAPMMRGPRPSGTRPQAYTAESPPSQTDIEQAMYTLGLTPPDPWYMDTGATSHMTSSAGLQDGDTANEM